One part of the Nitrosophilus kaiyonis genome encodes these proteins:
- a CDS encoding 23S rRNA (pseudouridine(1915)-N(3))-methyltransferase RlmH, with protein MVKINIYAISKKDEKSYQNIIDDFIKMSKKYAQINIENIFNKKINQAQCKDEKSAKKSYTQSFEPFLKKGFNIVLDPRGKEIDSYEFANILKNLDSVNFFIGGAYGFEEDFIKRSDLCLSLSRLTMSHKIAKIVLLEQIYRAFTIIHSHPYHK; from the coding sequence TTGGTAAAAATTAATATTTATGCAATCTCAAAAAAAGATGAAAAATCTTATCAAAATATAATAGATGATTTTATCAAGATGTCAAAAAAATATGCTCAAATTAATATTGAAAATATTTTCAATAAAAAAATAAACCAAGCACAATGCAAAGATGAAAAAAGTGCTAAAAAAAGTTATACTCAAAGTTTTGAACCTTTTTTAAAAAAGGGATTTAATATTGTTTTAGATCCAAGAGGAAAAGAAATTGACAGTTATGAATTTGCAAATATTTTAAAAAATTTAGATAGTGTTAATTTTTTTATTGGTGGGGCTTACGGTTTTGAGGAAGATTTTATAAAAAGAAGCGATTTATGTTTAAGCTTAAGCCGTTTAACTATGAGCCATAAAATTGCTAAAATTGTACTGTTAGAACAGATTTATCGAGCTTTTACAATTATTCATTCACATCCATATCATAAATGA
- the uvrA gene encoding excinuclease ABC subunit UvrA has translation MEYIEIFGARENNLKDIHLRLPKNKLIVFTGLSGSGKSTLAFETLYAEGQRRYIESLSSYARQFLERLEKPDVDKIEGLTPAIAIEQKTTSKNPRSTVGTITEIYDYLRLLYARVGIQHCHICGRPISKMSASDIINEVLKLPEGAKIVILSPLIREKKGSFNDLIEKLRHKGYVRAMIDGVMVRLDEDIELSKTKKHTIKAVVDRVVVKKENSARIASDVEKALNESFGEVEIQIINYKDLNLEKELIHYSEHLACFHCKVSFEPLEPLSFSFNSPKGACPACDGLGIRYTLDLKKIINESLSIEKGAIKILFGYNRSYYFTFLKAFCLSYGIDIKKPFEELAENEKKAILYGAADEVDFVWKTHRLKRIWPGVVKIAYDMFKDEKELNEYMSEKVCDKCKGYRLKPESLAVKVADKTIGEILDLPIEDCYKFFENEKNFDYLTPQQKVIAAPILKEIKERLYFLNDVGLGYLTLGRDARTISGGEAQRIRIASQIGSGLTGVMYVLDEPSIGLHERDTSKLIRTLKNLQRKGNSVIVVEHDKETIESADFIVDIGPGAGKYGGEVVFSGTLKELKDSDTLTSQYLTGKKRIEYKFNREQKEWLEIKNVNINNIKNLNVKIPLRNFVAITGVSGSGKSSLILQTLLPVAKEILNHAKKVKKVAGVEIDGLEKLDKVIYLDQSPIGRTPRSNPATYTGVMDEIRNLFAKTKEAQIRGYTPGRFSFNVKGGRCEKCKGEGEIKIEMHFLPDIMVKCDACKGKRYNAQTLEIEYKGKNIADVLEMSVDEAIEFFKNIPKIYQKLKTLQDVGLGYITLGQNAVTLSGGEAQRIKLSKELSKKDTGNTLYILDEPTTGLHFADVDRLLKVLHYLVELGNSVIVIEHNMDIIKNADFIIDMGPEGGSRGGKVIATGSPLEVAKNYKKTGSYTGEFLAKELKL, from the coding sequence ATGGAATATATAGAGATTTTTGGTGCAAGAGAGAACAATTTAAAAGATATTCATTTAAGATTGCCCAAAAACAAACTTATTGTTTTTACAGGATTATCTGGTAGTGGAAAAAGTACTTTGGCATTTGAAACACTTTATGCTGAAGGACAAAGAAGATATATAGAATCTCTTTCAAGCTATGCAAGGCAGTTTTTAGAAAGACTTGAAAAGCCAGATGTTGATAAAATTGAAGGACTAACTCCAGCAATTGCGATTGAGCAAAAAACAACAAGCAAAAATCCAAGAAGTACAGTCGGAACAATAACAGAAATATATGATTATTTAAGACTTTTATATGCAAGAGTAGGAATTCAACACTGTCATATATGTGGAAGACCAATATCAAAAATGAGTGCAAGTGATATTATAAATGAGGTTTTAAAACTACCTGAAGGTGCAAAAATCGTAATTTTATCTCCATTAATAAGAGAAAAAAAGGGTAGTTTTAATGATTTAATAGAGAAATTAAGACATAAAGGCTATGTTAGGGCTATGATAGATGGTGTAATGGTAAGGCTTGATGAAGATATTGAACTATCAAAAACAAAAAAGCATACCATTAAAGCTGTTGTAGATAGAGTTGTTGTAAAAAAAGAAAATAGCGCCAGAATAGCTAGTGATGTTGAAAAAGCACTGAATGAATCTTTTGGAGAGGTAGAGATACAGATAATTAACTATAAAGATTTAAATCTTGAAAAAGAGCTTATTCATTATAGTGAACATTTGGCCTGTTTTCATTGCAAGGTTAGTTTTGAGCCATTAGAGCCTCTTAGCTTTTCATTTAATTCGCCAAAAGGCGCATGTCCTGCTTGTGATGGGCTTGGAATTAGATATACCCTTGATTTAAAAAAGATTATAAATGAGTCTTTATCGATAGAAAAAGGCGCAATAAAGATACTTTTTGGATATAACAGAAGTTACTATTTTACTTTTTTAAAGGCATTTTGTTTAAGTTATGGGATAGATATAAAAAAACCTTTTGAAGAATTGGCCGAAAATGAGAAAAAAGCAATTTTATATGGAGCAGCAGATGAAGTTGATTTTGTTTGGAAAACACATAGATTAAAAAGGATATGGCCTGGTGTTGTAAAGATTGCTTATGATATGTTTAAAGATGAAAAAGAGTTAAATGAGTATATGAGCGAGAAAGTTTGTGATAAATGTAAAGGGTATAGATTAAAGCCTGAATCTTTAGCTGTAAAAGTTGCAGATAAAACAATTGGAGAGATTTTAGACCTTCCAATAGAGGATTGTTATAAATTTTTTGAAAATGAAAAAAATTTTGATTATCTAACACCTCAGCAAAAGGTTATAGCAGCTCCTATATTAAAAGAGATTAAAGAGAGACTTTACTTTTTAAATGATGTTGGACTTGGATATTTGACTCTTGGTAGAGATGCAAGAACTATAAGCGGAGGAGAAGCTCAAAGAATAAGAATAGCAAGCCAGATTGGAAGTGGTTTAACTGGAGTAATGTATGTTTTGGATGAGCCAAGTATCGGGCTTCATGAAAGAGATACATCAAAGCTCATCAGAACACTAAAAAATCTTCAAAGAAAAGGAAATAGTGTAATAGTTGTTGAACATGATAAAGAGACAATAGAGTCAGCAGATTTTATAGTTGATATTGGTCCTGGTGCTGGAAAATATGGTGGAGAAGTTGTTTTTAGCGGTACGTTAAAAGAGTTAAAAGATAGTGATACTTTAACCTCACAATATCTTACTGGCAAAAAAAGAATAGAGTATAAATTTAATAGAGAACAAAAAGAGTGGCTTGAGATTAAAAATGTAAATATAAATAATATAAAAAATCTTAATGTCAAAATTCCTCTTAGAAATTTTGTTGCTATAACTGGAGTTAGTGGAAGTGGGAAAAGTTCTTTAATTTTACAGACTCTTCTTCCTGTAGCAAAAGAGATTTTAAATCATGCAAAAAAGGTTAAAAAAGTAGCTGGAGTTGAAATAGATGGACTTGAAAAACTTGATAAAGTAATATATCTTGATCAAAGTCCAATTGGAAGAACTCCAAGAAGCAATCCTGCTACTTATACAGGTGTTATGGATGAGATAAGAAATCTTTTTGCAAAAACTAAAGAGGCTCAAATTAGAGGATATACACCGGGAAGATTTAGTTTTAATGTAAAAGGGGGAAGATGTGAAAAGTGTAAAGGTGAAGGCGAGATAAAGATTGAGATGCATTTTCTACCAGATATTATGGTTAAATGTGATGCCTGCAAAGGAAAAAGATATAATGCACAAACTCTTGAAATTGAGTATAAAGGCAAAAATATTGCTGATGTATTAGAGATGAGTGTTGATGAGGCAATTGAGTTTTTTAAAAATATTCCAAAAATATATCAAAAACTAAAAACTTTACAAGATGTGGGACTTGGATATATAACTCTTGGACAAAATGCTGTGACTTTAAGTGGCGGTGAAGCTCAAAGAATAAAATTATCAAAAGAGTTAAGCAAAAAAGATACGGGAAATACACTATATATTTTGGATGAGCCAACTACAGGTCTTCATTTTGCAGATGTTGATAGACTTTTAAAAGTTTTACACTATTTAGTTGAACTTGGAAATAGCGTAATAGTAATTGAGCATAATATGGATATTATAAAAAATGCTGATTTTATTATAGATATGGGTCCAGAAGGTGGAAGTAGAGGAGGAAAAGTTATTGCAACTGGCTCACCACTAGAAGTTGCAAAAAATTATAAAAAAACTGGAAGTTATACTGGAGAGTTTTTAGCAAAAGAGTTAAAACTTTAA
- the dusB gene encoding tRNA dihydrouridine synthase DusB, giving the protein MKIDFNKPLYVLAPLAGYTDLPFRSVVKRFGADLTISEMISSNALVYDSKKTYKMIEKSPLEDPYFVQIAGSDENIIKEAVKRLNDIEGIDGIDLNCGCPVPKVVKQGAGSALLNDLKKLSKIVETIKKYSDKNYTSVKIRLGFTKNNVVEIVKILESSGADFVTIHGRTRSGGFKASVNYEAIKEAKESVKIPIIANGDIVDFNKAKEVLEFTKADGVMIGRGAIGKPWIFYQLKEGKEFVDKDIKLKIILEHFYQMINFYGEYGAVMFRKHLHTYSKGYSGASIFRDEINKIKDPVTMRKKIEEFFGK; this is encoded by the coding sequence ATGAAAATTGATTTTAATAAGCCTCTATATGTTTTAGCGCCTCTTGCTGGATATACTGACCTGCCTTTTAGAAGTGTGGTTAAAAGATTTGGTGCTGATCTGACAATAAGCGAAATGATCAGTTCAAATGCTCTTGTTTATGATAGTAAGAAAACATATAAAATGATAGAAAAGTCACCTTTAGAAGACCCATATTTTGTTCAAATAGCGGGAAGTGATGAAAATATTATAAAAGAGGCTGTAAAAAGATTAAATGATATTGAAGGAATTGATGGAATTGATCTAAATTGTGGATGTCCAGTACCAAAAGTTGTAAAACAGGGTGCTGGAAGTGCTTTATTGAATGATTTAAAAAAGCTATCAAAAATAGTTGAAACTATAAAAAAATATTCAGACAAAAATTATACATCTGTAAAAATAAGACTGGGTTTTACTAAAAACAATGTTGTTGAAATTGTAAAGATTTTAGAAAGTTCTGGCGCAGATTTTGTAACAATACATGGAAGAACAAGAAGTGGCGGATTTAAGGCTTCTGTCAATTATGAAGCTATAAAAGAGGCAAAAGAGAGTGTTAAAATACCTATAATTGCCAATGGAGATATAGTTGATTTTAATAAAGCAAAAGAGGTTTTAGAGTTTACTAAAGCTGATGGTGTAATGATAGGAAGAGGCGCTATTGGAAAGCCATGGATATTTTATCAATTAAAAGAGGGTAAAGAGTTTGTTGATAAAGATATAAAATTAAAAATAATTTTGGAGCATTTTTATCAAATGATCAATTTTTATGGTGAATATGGTGCTGTTATGTTTAGAAAACATTTACATACATATTCAAAAGGATATAGTGGTGCTTCAATTTTTAGAGATGAAATCAACAAAATAAAAGACCCAGTAACTATGCGTAAAAAAATTGAAGAATTTTTTGGAAAATAG
- a CDS encoding thiamine phosphate synthase → MAKIYALCDMSLLKKYKIDIKEYVKIAKYFNASIIQYRDKISSLEEKKENLKILKNQSDIPVIINDFLELVQFADGLHIGQEDLINIIDSFGFRSKYEAIEGIRKIIGKKILGLSTHNESEIKEANLFNLDYIGLGAYRSSSTKEVENILGEKLHCLGVISKHPVVAIGGIRLFDNIKNVSYKAIGSDLLKKYLTYS, encoded by the coding sequence ATGGCAAAAATTTATGCTTTATGTGATATGTCTTTATTGAAAAAGTATAAAATTGATATAAAAGAGTATGTAAAAATTGCTAAATATTTTAATGCTTCAATAATCCAATATAGAGATAAAATTTCATCTTTAGAAGAAAAAAAAGAAAACTTAAAAATATTAAAAAATCAAAGTGATATTCCAGTAATTATTAACGATTTTTTAGAACTTGTTCAATTTGCAGATGGATTACATATTGGTCAAGAAGATCTAATAAACATAATAGATAGTTTTGGATTTAGATCAAAATATGAAGCAATTGAAGGAATTAGAAAGATTATTGGTAAAAAAATTTTAGGTCTTTCAACACATAATGAATCAGAAATAAAAGAGGCAAATCTATTTAATCTTGATTATATTGGCTTAGGTGCTTATAGAAGTAGTTCAACAAAAGAGGTAGAAAATATTTTAGGTGAAAAATTGCATTGTTTAGGTGTGATTTCTAAACATCCTGTAGTTGCAATAGGTGGTATAAGACTGTTTGATAACATTAAAAATGTTTCATATAAAGCTATTGGATCCGATTTACTAAAAAAATATTTAACTTATAGTTAG
- a CDS encoding HDOD domain-containing protein yields the protein MKESIIKKIRSLPPLPKTIDEFERAYNDPNVSLEKIADILEKDPMIVANILKRVNSPYYGLRKEITDLSHAISLLGLSEVKGVVLQNSIKKLLNIDMEPYGVSAEEFANISHLQSHLMYRWYRKVDSRKLKILSLASLLQEMGKIVIADEIIKDDLVYPFRSEIETTDDIASVENSFVGTTTAEVTAEMFDYWGFDKFFVESIRYSDNFKDANEEVYEYSRALNIVKTAIPVNKPFKESSINKAINIAKSENMDTDFLIDAIESLKNT from the coding sequence ATGAAAGAATCAATTATAAAAAAGATAAGATCTTTGCCACCTTTACCAAAAACTATCGATGAGTTTGAGAGAGCTTATAATGATCCAAATGTAAGCTTAGAAAAAATTGCAGATATTTTAGAAAAAGATCCTATGATAGTGGCAAATATTTTAAAAAGAGTCAATTCTCCATATTATGGTTTAAGAAAAGAGATAACAGATCTATCTCATGCGATTTCACTTCTTGGACTCTCAGAAGTGAAGGGTGTGGTTTTACAAAACTCAATAAAAAAACTTTTAAATATAGATATGGAGCCTTATGGAGTATCTGCAGAAGAGTTTGCCAATATCTCTCATCTTCAAAGTCATTTAATGTATAGATGGTATAGAAAAGTAGATAGTAGAAAATTAAAAATTTTAAGTCTTGCATCACTTCTTCAAGAAATGGGAAAAATAGTTATTGCAGATGAAATAATAAAAGATGATTTAGTATATCCATTTAGGTCTGAAATAGAAACTACAGATGATATTGCATCTGTTGAAAATAGCTTTGTTGGAACAACTACCGCAGAAGTAACAGCAGAAATGTTTGATTATTGGGGATTTGATAAATTTTTTGTTGAATCTATAAGATATTCAGATAATTTTAAAGACGCAAATGAAGAGGTTTATGAATATTCAAGAGCTTTAAATATTGTAAAAACAGCAATTCCAGTTAATAAGCCTTTTAAAGAATCAAGTATAAATAAAGCTATTAATATCGCAAAATCTGAAAATATGGATACTGACTTTTTAATTGATGCAATAGAGAGTTTAAAAAATACTTAA
- the polA gene encoding DNA polymerase I: MKTLTIIDTFGFFFRNYYALPPLKSKKGFPTGLLTGFINFIYNLSSEHKSDYLLFALDSEGPSFRNKIDKNYKAQRPEAPQELLMQLPVAIEWIKKMGFKQLMKEGYEADDIIASIVKCAKEKNIKVRIVSHDKDLYQLIDDGKVVIYDPIKKEEIDEEKAKRKFGVEPKYIKDFLALTGDSADNIPGVKGIGPKTAAKLINEYGSLENIYKNIENIKPDRIRRLLEEGRESAFLSKKLVELKSDLFNDCNFEDFKLPAMNPILKIADELIDYDITSVLNRLKKAPIIEKESKQLEFEYILLDKEEKLFEVLEKISKDTLVAFDTETNSLDTKEADLVGFSFCFEKNRAYYVPVGHNYLGVSEQIPLETALKAIKKILKSKFFGHNLKFDLSLLYKYKIEEITPYADTMILAWLVNPESSLGLESLSKRYFSHSMITFKETVKKGEDFSLVNIDEACKYASEDALVTYLLYFELIKELKEQNAAHLINEAKDVEFPFINTLIWMEKNGIKVDIDFFENLLKKTQKRLEELTNKIYELAGVEFNINSTKQLGNVLFEKLKLPVIKKTKTGFSTNEAVLNELKDKHLIIKELLEYRELFKLKSTYIEPLLKLGKKDKKNRIYTSFIQTGTATGRLASKNPNLQNIPVKTDVGREIRYGFIADEGNLLIGIDYSQIELRLLAHFSKDPSLVNAFYEDKDIHLETAKKLFGEKAKEMRNVAKSINFGLIYGMGSRKLAQTLGISTKEAKNIIDNYFASFPTVKHYLQSIEIFAKNNGYVETLLGRRRYFDFAHASPVQLAAYLREATNTVFQGSAADLIKLAMNKIKNEIFEKHYPAKMILQIHDELIFEVDEKEAENLSKIFKNIMENIYKLNVPLKCSVSIAKRWGDLK, encoded by the coding sequence ATGAAAACATTAACAATTATTGATACTTTTGGATTTTTTTTCAGAAACTATTATGCCCTTCCTCCATTAAAAAGTAAAAAAGGTTTTCCTACAGGACTTTTAACAGGATTTATAAATTTTATATATAACCTATCAAGTGAGCATAAAAGCGATTATCTACTATTTGCTTTAGATAGCGAAGGACCATCCTTTAGAAATAAAATCGATAAAAATTATAAAGCTCAAAGGCCAGAGGCTCCGCAAGAGCTTTTAATGCAGCTTCCAGTTGCTATAGAATGGATAAAAAAGATGGGTTTTAAACAGCTGATGAAAGAAGGGTATGAAGCTGATGATATTATTGCTTCAATAGTAAAATGTGCTAAAGAGAAAAATATAAAGGTTAGAATTGTAAGTCATGATAAAGATCTTTATCAGCTAATTGATGATGGAAAAGTTGTCATATATGATCCCATTAAAAAAGAGGAGATTGATGAAGAAAAGGCTAAAAGGAAGTTTGGTGTTGAGCCAAAATATATAAAAGATTTTCTAGCTTTAACTGGGGATAGTGCTGATAATATTCCAGGTGTAAAAGGTATAGGTCCAAAAACTGCCGCAAAACTTATAAATGAGTATGGCTCTTTAGAAAATATTTATAAAAATATTGAAAATATTAAACCAGATAGAATAAGAAGACTTTTAGAAGAGGGGAGAGAATCAGCCTTTTTGAGTAAAAAATTGGTTGAACTTAAAAGTGATCTATTTAATGATTGTAATTTTGAAGATTTTAAACTGCCAGCTATGAATCCGATACTGAAAATTGCTGATGAGTTAATTGATTATGATATTACATCTGTTTTAAATAGATTAAAAAAAGCTCCAATTATTGAAAAAGAGAGTAAACAGTTAGAGTTTGAATATATTCTTTTAGATAAAGAGGAAAAACTTTTCGAGGTTTTAGAAAAAATTAGTAAAGATACACTTGTTGCATTTGATACTGAAACAAACTCTCTTGATACAAAAGAGGCAGATTTAGTTGGATTTAGTTTCTGCTTTGAAAAAAATAGAGCCTATTATGTTCCAGTAGGCCATAATTATTTAGGAGTATCTGAGCAGATTCCTCTAGAAACTGCTTTAAAAGCTATAAAAAAGATTTTAAAATCTAAATTTTTTGGTCACAATCTAAAATTTGACCTATCTTTGCTGTATAAATATAAGATAGAAGAGATAACTCCTTATGCTGATACAATGATACTTGCATGGCTTGTAAATCCTGAGAGCTCTTTGGGGCTTGAATCTTTGTCAAAAAGATATTTTTCACACTCTATGATAACTTTCAAAGAGACTGTTAAAAAGGGTGAGGATTTTTCATTGGTAAATATTGATGAAGCTTGTAAATATGCAAGCGAAGATGCACTTGTTACATATCTTTTATATTTTGAACTGATAAAAGAGTTAAAAGAGCAAAACGCAGCTCATCTGATAAATGAAGCTAAAGATGTTGAATTTCCATTTATCAATACTCTTATTTGGATGGAGAAAAATGGAATTAAAGTTGATATAGATTTTTTTGAAAATCTTTTGAAAAAAACGCAAAAAAGATTGGAAGAGCTTACAAATAAAATTTATGAACTAGCAGGGGTAGAATTTAATATAAATTCAACAAAACAGCTTGGAAATGTTTTATTTGAAAAACTTAAACTTCCAGTTATAAAAAAGACAAAAACCGGTTTTAGTACAAATGAAGCAGTTTTAAATGAGTTAAAAGATAAGCATCTAATAATCAAAGAGCTTTTAGAATATAGAGAACTTTTTAAATTAAAATCAACCTATATTGAGCCTCTTTTAAAACTTGGTAAAAAAGATAAAAAAAATAGAATATATACTTCTTTTATACAAACTGGAACTGCTACAGGAAGGCTTGCAAGTAAAAACCCAAATTTACAAAATATTCCAGTTAAGACTGATGTTGGAAGAGAGATAAGATACGGCTTTATAGCAGATGAGGGAAATTTATTAATTGGAATAGACTATTCTCAAATAGAGTTAAGATTGCTTGCTCATTTTAGTAAAGATCCATCACTCGTGAATGCTTTTTATGAAGATAAAGATATACATCTTGAAACTGCAAAAAAACTCTTTGGAGAAAAAGCTAAAGAGATGAGAAATGTAGCAAAAAGCATAAATTTTGGTTTGATTTATGGAATGGGAAGCAGAAAACTTGCGCAAACTCTTGGTATTAGCACAAAAGAGGCAAAAAATATCATAGATAACTATTTTGCATCATTTCCAACTGTAAAGCATTATCTTCAATCAATTGAAATTTTTGCTAAAAACAATGGATATGTTGAGACTTTGCTTGGCAGAAGGAGATATTTTGATTTTGCTCATGCAAGTCCAGTTCAACTTGCAGCATATTTAAGAGAAGCAACAAATACAGTGTTTCAAGGAAGTGCTGCAGATTTGATAAAGCTTGCTATGAATAAAATAAAAAATGAAATTTTTGAAAAACACTATCCTGCAAAAATGATTCTGCAAATACATGATGAACTAATTTTTGAAGTGGATGAAAAGGAAGCAGAAAATTTATCAAAAATTTTTAAAAATATTATGGAAAATATATATAAACTCAATGTTCCACTAAAATGCAGTGTTTCTATAGCAAAAAGATGGGGGGATTTAAAGTAG
- a CDS encoding sulfite exporter TauE/SafE family protein, whose product MIFELSIVGILVGFLSGFFGIGGGTILVPLLMLLGIDIKEAVGISVTQMVFSSLFGSYLNFKKNIFKIHEGFSLGVGGFIGALGSGYFVSIVNSKILEYMFLGFILFAFYRFFKKNIEENSEKDIPKIVIFFVGIFIGLFAISIGVGGSILVTPILVGLFHFDIKKAASMGLFFVIFSSISGFISLSFFGHINYLYGLIVGTSSLIGVYFGIKLAHKTDRKKFRNLLVVMYSIILILVIKKIFLS is encoded by the coding sequence TTGATTTTTGAATTATCTATAGTAGGTATATTAGTTGGCTTTCTATCAGGATTTTTTGGAATAGGCGGCGGTACTATTTTAGTTCCATTACTAATGCTACTTGGTATAGATATAAAAGAGGCAGTAGGAATATCTGTAACACAGATGGTTTTTTCTTCTCTTTTTGGCTCATACTTAAATTTCAAAAAAAATATTTTTAAAATTCATGAGGGTTTTTCATTAGGAGTTGGTGGATTTATTGGAGCTTTAGGAAGTGGATATTTTGTCTCAATTGTAAATTCAAAAATATTAGAGTATATGTTTTTAGGATTTATACTTTTTGCTTTTTATAGATTTTTTAAGAAAAATATTGAAGAAAACAGCGAAAAAGATATTCCTAAAATTGTAATATTTTTTGTTGGTATATTTATAGGACTTTTTGCAATATCAATAGGTGTTGGAGGATCTATTCTTGTTACACCTATACTTGTAGGACTTTTTCATTTTGATATAAAAAAAGCTGCCTCTATGGGACTATTTTTTGTGATATTTTCTTCAATTTCAGGGTTTATAAGTTTATCTTTTTTTGGACATATAAATTATCTTTATGGATTAATTGTTGGTACATCTTCATTAATAGGTGTATATTTTGGTATAAAATTGGCCCATAAAACAGATAGAAAAAAATTTAGGAATCTTTTAGTAGTGATGTATAGTATTATTTTGATACTTGTTATTAAAAAGATTTTTCTAAGTTAA